The Scomber scombrus chromosome 5, fScoSco1.1, whole genome shotgun sequence genome window below encodes:
- the trappc4 gene encoding trafficking protein particle complex subunit 4: MVIFSVFVVNKAGGLIYQYDNYVPRAEVEKTFSHPLDLVLKHHDEKVVVSFGQRDGIRVGHAVLSINGADVLGKNTAEGKDILEYLKDPSNYPVSIRFGRARLSSNEKLMLASMFHSLFAIGSQLSPEVGSSGIEMLETDVFKLHCFQTLTGIKFIVLADPRQSGIDALLRKIYEIYSDFALKNPFYSLEMPIRCELFDQNLKGALEIAEKAGNFGAGS; encoded by the exons ATGGTGatcttcagtgtgtttgtagTCAATAAGGCTGGAGGTTTAATTTACCAATATGACAATTATGTACCGAGAGCAGAGGTGGAGAAAACGTTTAGTCATCCTTTAGATTTGGTGCTCAAACATCACGATGAAAAAGTGGTCGTGTCGTTTGGACAGCGGGACGGAATCAGAG TGGGCCATGCAGTGCTCTCCATCAATGGAGCTGATGTGCTTGGAAAGAATACAGCAGAAGGAAAGGACATCCTTGAATACTTAAAAGATCCCTCAAATTATCCAGTGTCTATTCGATTTGGACGGGCCCGACTGAGCTCCAATGAGAAGCTGATGCTGGCGTCCATGTTCCACTC gtTGTTTGCTATAGGATCACAGCTGTCCCCTGAAGTTGGCAGCTCAGGAATCGAGATGCTAGAAACAGACGTCTTTAAACTCCACTGCTTCCAGACTCTCACAG GGATCAAGTTCATCGTGCTGGCAGACCCTCGACAATCTGGCATTGATGCACTGCTGAGGAAGATTTATGAGATCTATTCAGATTTTGCTCTCAAGAACCCGTTTTATTCTCTGGAAATGCCGATCAG gtgtGAACTCTTTGATCAGAATCTGAAGGGTGCATTGGAGATCGCAGAGAAAGCTGGAAACTTTGGAGCTGGATCTTGA
- the rps25 gene encoding small ribosomal subunit protein eS25 — MPPKQDKKKDAGKSKKDKDPVNKSGGKAKKKKWSKGKVRDKLNNLVLFDKATYEKLYKEVPNYKLITPAVVSERLKIRGSLARNALQELLAKGMIKLVSKHRAQLIYTRNTKGGDEEAAAEKA; from the exons ATG CCTCCTAAGCAAGATAAGAAAAAGGACGCCGGGAAGTCCAAAAAGGACAAGGACCCAGTCAACAAGTCTGGAGGCAAAGCCAAGAAGAAG AAGTGGTCCAAGGGAAAAGTGAGGGACAAGCTCAACAACCTGGTCCTCTTCGACAAGGCTACCTACGAGAAGCTGTACAAAGAAGTTCCCAACTACAAACTCATCACCCCAGCTGTTGTGTCTGAGAGGCTGAAGATTCGTGGCTCCCTGGCCAGGAACGCTCTCCAGGAACTGCTCGCTAAAG GCATGATCAAACTGGTGTCCAAGCACAGAGCACAGCTGATTTACACACGTAACACCAAGGGTGGAGAtgaggaggcagcagcagagaaagcATAA
- the slc37a4a gene encoding glucose-6-phosphate exchanger SLC37A4a has protein sequence MATASYGYYRGTIFLAMFVGYTLYYFNRKTFSFVMPSVMEEITLDKDDLGTITSSQSLAYAISKFISGVLSDQISARWLFSIGLFTVGGINVVFSWSSTVAVFSGLWFLNGLGQGLGWPPCGRVLRKWFEPSQFGTWWAILSCSMNLAGSLGPIIASVLTQSYSWRTILSVSGMICMVVSFVCLLVIKNEPKDVGLPNVEVAAKKSKGGSSSNESTLSGFLLSPYLWLLSVSYLVVFGVKTACTDWGQLFLIQDKGQSTLMGSSYMSALEVGGLLGSLAAGYFSDKAVAKQGMKSYGNPRHFILIIMMAGMSVSMYLFRVTVTPDSPKVWILLLGAVFGFSSYGPIALFGVIANESAPSNYCGTSHAIVALMANIGGFLSGLPFSTIAKHHGWEMAFWVAEIFCGVAAVGFFLLRNIRTKMGQVSKKAD, from the exons ATGGCTACAGCAAGTTACGGATACTACAGAGGCACTATATTTTTAGCCATGTTTGTTGGCTACACACTATACTACTTTAACAGAAAGACATTCTCCTTTGTGATGCCTTCTGTAATGGAAGAGATTACGCTGGATAAGGATGACCTGG GCACAATCACCAGCAGTCAGTCTTTGGCCTACGCTATCAGTAAATTCATCAGCGGTGTGCTTTCGGACCAGATCAGTGCCCGTTGGCTCTTCTCCATTGGCTTGTTCACGGTGGGAGGCATCAACGTGGTTTTCTCCTGGTCCTCCACCGTAGCCGTCTTCTCTGGCCTGTGGTTCCTCAACGGCCTGGGCCAGGGCCTCGGCTGGCCTCCCTGTGGCAGAGTGCTGCGCAAG TGGTTCGAGCCCTCTCAGTTCGGGACATGGTGGGCAATTCTCTCCTGCAGCATGAATCTGGCTGGCAGCTTGGGCCCAATCATCGCCTCAGTGCTGACCCAGAGTTACAGCTGGAGGACGATCCTGTCGGTCTCTGGAATGATTTGTATGGTGGTCTCCTTTGTCTGCCTGCTGGTCATCAAGAACGAGCCTAAGGATGTGGGACTGCCCAATGTAGAGGTGGCAGCCAAGAAGAGCAAAGGAG GATCCTCCAGCAATGAAAGCACCCTATCTGGGTTCCTTTTGTCACCCTACCTGTGGCTGCTCTCTGTGTCCTACCTGGTGGTGTTTGGGGTGAAGACGGCCTGCACCGACTGGGGCCAGCTGTTTCTCATTCAGGACAAGGGCCAGTCTACACTGATGG GTAGCTCATACATGAGTGCCCTGGAGGTTGGAGGCCTGTTGGGCAGTCTTGCAGCAGGTTACTTCTCTGACAAAGCAGTGGCCAAA CAAGGCATGAAAAGCTATGGCAATCCTCGCCATTTCATCCTGATCATCATGATGGCTGGGATGTCTGTGTCCATGTACCTTTTCAGAGTCACTGTCACTCCAGACAGTCCGAAG GTGTGGATATTACTCTTGGGTGCTGTTTTTGGTTTCTCCTCCTATGGACCAATAGCGTTGTTTGGAGTTATAGCCAATGAGAGTGCCCCGTCCAACTACTGTGGGACGTCACATGCCATTGTAGCCCTGATGGCCAACA tCGGTGGCTTCCTTTCCGGGCTTCCATTCAGCACAATTGCCAAGCACCACGGCTGGGAAATGGCCTTCTGGGTAGCAGAGATATTCTGTGGCGTCGCCGCTGTTGGATTCTTCCTGCTGCGCAACATTCGAACCAAGATGGGTCAAGTGTCCAAAAAGGCAGACTAA